A single window of Salminus brasiliensis chromosome 18, fSalBra1.hap2, whole genome shotgun sequence DNA harbors:
- the f2rl1.2 gene encoding coagulation factor II (thrombin) receptor-like 1, tandem duplicate 2, whose amino-acid sequence MAGAAARLALLLLLLVLGCAGVSSAQKELNRTKGRSMIVIENSDGTNSLDEVVVNTLKSSLTTIFLPVVYIVVFAVGLPTNAMAIWVLLVRSRKKIHPASIYMANLALADLLFVVWLPLKIAYHFNGNNWTFGEPLCKVLVGFFYGNMYCSVLFIACLSVQRYWVVAHPLTQQRTDNRLAIAVSITIWVLIWISSTPLFMYEQTANLLELNITTCHDVKLISRANFEKGSIFQELKEPYYYFMVMAVLAFFMPCVIIMVAYTLMLQKLGDSTMDGSGAGKKRRKAINLIITVLVTFLVCFIPSNVMSLIHYSLMAKGVADNGYAFYITTLCLASLNSCLDPFIYYYVSEEFREHVKNTLLCRSSRTVERMRVSFSSMKYSQKSKSYVSSSGHTDSSTC is encoded by the exons ATGGCTGGAGCTGCAGCGCGCCTCGCCCTGCTCCTGCTTTTGCTCGTCCTGGGCTGTGCTGGAGTCTCCTCTGCGCAGAAAG AACTAAATAGGACAAAAGGACGAAGCATGATTGTTATCGAGAATTCCGACGGCACCAACTCTTTAGATGAAGTAGTGGTGAACACCCTAAAGAGCAGCTTGACCACCATCTTTCTGCCTGTCGTCTACATCGTTGTGTTTGCTGTTGGGTTGCCCACCAACGCCATGGCGATATGGGTCTTGCTCGTCCGGTCGAGGAAGAAGATCCACCCCGCTTCGATTTACATGGCTAACCTGGCACTGGCCGACCTGCTGTTCGTCGTCTGGCTCCCGCTGAAGATCGCCTACCACTTCAACGGCAACAACTGGACCTTCGGGGAGCCGCTGTGTAAGGTTCTCGTGGGCTTCTTCTATGGGAACATGTACTGCTCGGTGCTGTTCATCGCGTGCCTCAGCGTCCAGAGGTATTGGGTGGTGGCTCATCCTCTCACGCAGCAGAGAACCGACAACAGGCTGGCCATCGCTGTGTCCATCACCATCTGGGTCCTTATTTGGATCAGTAGTACGCCGCTGTTCATGTACGAGCAGACGGCCAACCTCTTAGAGCTGAACATCACAACATGCCACGATGTGAAGCTCATCAGTCGGGCAAACTTCGAGAAGGGGAGCATCTTTCAGGAGTTGAAGGAGCCCTACTACTACTTCATGGTGATGGCAGTGCTGGCGTTCTTCATGCCGTGTGTGATCATCATGGTCGCGTACACCCTGATGCTGCAAAAGCTGGGAGACTCCACCATGGATGGGAGTGGTGCTGGCAAGAAGCGTCGCAAGGCCATCAATCTCATCATTACAGTACTCGTCACTTTCCTGGTCTGCTTCATCCCCAGCAATGTGATGTCACTGATTCATTACTCCCTGATGGCCAAAGGGGTAGCTGACAATGGGTACGCCTTCTACATCACCACGCTCTGTCTGGCCAGCCTCAACAGCTGTCTGGACCCCTTCATCTACTATTACGTGTCGGAGGAGTTCAGGGAGCATGTGAAGAACACACTCCTCTGCCGAAGCAGCCGGACGGTGGAGAGGATGAGGGTTTCCTTCAGCTCCATGAAGTACTCCCAGAAGAGCAAAAGCTACGTCTCCAGCTCCGGCCATACGGATAGCAGCACATGCTGA